The Mytilus galloprovincialis chromosome 7, xbMytGall1.hap1.1, whole genome shotgun sequence genome has a window encoding:
- the LOC143084258 gene encoding uncharacterized protein LOC143084258, with amino-acid sequence MKMWSVICLIAFHLPSFVAFRNKCPCPSERNFRATALCNTSLALNYSCLFDENRGFNVESCITKTDFAPPGYKYLLRGQPDFTQCEIERYQPIRLLSNVSNQCIFEKSKCIENGQFLFKNGTTETDRSCRCDYTRGYAFITKPKNLCSCIPSEEDCNCYKKSCPHRGLLTPDYECATEKDKPGQNTYFCPIIVYKRLQTDSFIIKEKEILLKEQGMGKFFNYQLPTTIKHMK; translated from the exons ATAGCGTTCCATTTACCATCGTTCGTAGCCTTCCGGAATAAATGTCCTTGTCCATCAGAGAGAAATTTTAGAGCAACAGCATTGTGTAATACATCTTTAGCATTGAATTATTCGTGTCTGTTTGACGAAAATAGAGGATTCAATGTAGAATCATGCATAACAAAGACAGATTTCGCCCCGCCAG gttataaatatttattgagAGGTCAACCAGATTTTACGCAATGTGAAATAGAGCGATACCAGCCAATCCGTTTATTGTCCAATGTTAGCAACCAGTGTATCTTTGAGAAGTCTAAATGTATTGAAAACGGCCAGTTTCTGTTCAAAAATGGTACAACTGAAACAGACAGGTCCTGCCGATGTGATTATACTCGAGGGTATGCTTTCATCACTAAACCGAAAAATCTATGTTCTTGTATACCTTCAGAGGAAGATTGCAACTGCTACAAAAAGAGCTGTCCACATAGAGGACTTCTGACACCAG ATTATGAGTGTGCAACGGAAAAAGACAAACCAGGACAAAACACTTATTTTTGTCCAATCATTGTATACAAAAG GTTACAAACTGACAGTTTTATCATCAAGGAAAAGGAAATATTGTTGAAAGAACAGGGAATGGGTAAGTTCTTTAATTATCAGTTACCAACAActatcaaacacatgaaatga